In Oryzias melastigma strain HK-1 linkage group LG18, ASM292280v2, whole genome shotgun sequence, one DNA window encodes the following:
- the cskmt gene encoding citrate synthase-lysine N-methyltransferase CSKMT, mitochondrial, whose protein sequence is MSPFSKCFRSSWRVYACFSRRHSSLITELMENMDKRSLWDRFYTESSSKTFKNFEWFFGFDSVQDFIMPLLQSSARPDSPVRVLDIGCGTSALGPSIYRNSSFSVHVTCADISAVAVRLMQEKTQLEAIQPNNPSSLLQFVELDCTQLHRRFSPNSLDLIVDKGTTDALLRSKEGKGKASLVLQQCLKALQSSGSLLQFSDEDPDARLLWLESAALHHGLNGADVGVQEVGQLRGVCYFCYHVTPHSSAKC, encoded by the exons ATGTCGCCGTTCTCTAAGTGTTTTAGGTCAAGCTGGAGAGTTTATGCCTGTTTTTCACGGCGACACTCATCACTGATAA ctgagttgatggaaaacatggatAAGAGATCATTGTGGGACCGCTTCTACACTGAGAGCAGCAGcaagacttttaaaaactttgagtggttctttggttttgacTCCGTTCAGGACTTCATCATGCCTCTCTTGCAGTCCAGCGCCCGTCCAGACTCTCCGGTCCGGGTCTTGGATATAGGCTGTGGCACGTCTGCGTTAGGCCCCTCCATCTACAGAAACTCTTCCTTCTCCGTCCACGTCACCTGTGCGGACATCTCTGCTGTGGCCGTGCGGCTGATGCAGGAGAAGACTCAACTCGAAGCCATTCAGCCCAACAATCCATCTTCCCTGCTCCAGTTTGTGGAGCTGGACTGCACACAGCTCCACAGGCGTTTCAGTCCAAACAGTCTGGATCTGATTGTGGACAAAGGCACCACTGATGCTTTGTTGAGGTCCAAAGAGGGGAAAGGGAAGGCGTCGCTGGTGCTGCAGCAGTGTTTGAAGGCGCTGCAGAGTTCAGGGTCTCTGCTGCAGTTCTCAGATGAGGATCCAGACGCCAGACTTTTGTggttggagtcagcagctctgCATCATGGACTCAATGGGGCAGATGTTGGGGTGCAGGAGGTGGGGCAGCTCCGGGGGGTGTGCTACTTCTGCTACCATGTCACTCCCCACTCCTCTGCAAAGTGTTAA